Proteins encoded within one genomic window of Longimicrobium sp.:
- a CDS encoding DUF4142 domain-containing protein produces the protein MTAYRSIAMLACIAALGACSGGSSDNRGGAGDTATAAVSPPSAEVPQGAPPPGTGSQAPVAGAMSDANIAAVASASNQGEIQSSRVALQKGENAQVKQFAQRMVDDHTRMEQEMSQLLQGKGVTPQDNAQSTQMKQAAQSAIQQMEAMTGRQLDSAYVAHQVQAHQATLQALETMLIPNARDPQVKALLEKARPAVAQHLADAQKLQGSIR, from the coding sequence ATGACCGCGTACCGCAGCATCGCCATGCTCGCCTGCATCGCCGCGCTTGGCGCATGCAGCGGCGGCTCGTCCGACAATCGGGGGGGCGCGGGCGACACCGCCACCGCCGCCGTGTCGCCCCCCAGCGCCGAGGTGCCGCAGGGTGCGCCGCCCCCGGGCACCGGCTCGCAGGCGCCGGTCGCGGGGGCGATGAGCGACGCCAACATCGCCGCCGTCGCGTCCGCGTCCAACCAGGGCGAGATCCAGAGCAGCCGCGTCGCGCTCCAAAAGGGGGAGAACGCGCAGGTGAAGCAGTTCGCGCAGCGGATGGTGGACGACCACACGCGCATGGAGCAGGAGATGTCGCAGCTCCTGCAGGGGAAGGGCGTGACGCCGCAGGACAACGCGCAGAGCACGCAGATGAAGCAGGCCGCCCAGTCCGCCATCCAGCAGATGGAGGCCATGACGGGACGGCAGCTCGACTCGGCGTACGTGGCGCACCAGGTACAGGCGCACCAGGCCACCCTCCAGGCGCTGGAGACGATGCTGATCCCCAACGCCCGGGATCCGCAGGTGAAGGCGCTGTTGGAGAAGGCCCGCCCGGCCGTCGCCCAGCACCTGGCGGACGCGCAGAAGCTGCAGGGCTCCATCCGCTAG
- a CDS encoding alpha/beta hydrolase translates to MPGSGAGWTDGDAQVGDVRLHWIEAGTGAPVVLLHGFPEFGYAWRHQLPALAAAGFRAVAPDMRGYNLSDKPAGYRSYAVQQLAADVVGLVRALGAERVHLVGHDWGGIVAWHVAMHHPEVVDRLVVINAPHPGVFRREIRKPDQFLRSWYVAFFQLPQVPEWTIRRRDFALLERIFRYDPVRPGAFTDADIRRYKEAAARPGALTAMLSYYRALRIPRPEPVPVRAPTLLIWGMRDQALSERNTHGLEEWVPDLRIERIPDSSHWVMSDVPERTNELLAGFLRST, encoded by the coding sequence ATGCCGGGAAGCGGTGCCGGATGGACGGACGGCGACGCGCAGGTGGGCGACGTCCGGCTGCACTGGATCGAGGCCGGAACCGGCGCGCCCGTCGTGCTGCTGCACGGCTTCCCGGAGTTCGGCTACGCGTGGCGGCACCAGCTTCCGGCGCTGGCGGCGGCGGGGTTCCGCGCCGTCGCGCCGGACATGCGCGGCTACAACCTTTCCGACAAGCCCGCCGGCTACCGCAGCTACGCCGTGCAGCAATTGGCCGCGGACGTGGTGGGCCTGGTACGGGCGCTGGGGGCGGAGCGCGTGCACCTGGTGGGGCACGACTGGGGCGGCATCGTCGCGTGGCACGTGGCGATGCATCACCCGGAGGTGGTCGACCGGCTGGTGGTGATCAACGCGCCGCACCCGGGCGTCTTCCGCCGCGAGATCCGCAAGCCGGACCAGTTCCTCCGCTCGTGGTACGTGGCGTTCTTCCAGCTCCCCCAGGTGCCGGAGTGGACGATCCGGCGCAGAGACTTCGCGCTGCTGGAGCGCATCTTCCGCTACGACCCCGTGCGTCCCGGCGCCTTCACCGACGCGGACATCCGCCGCTACAAGGAAGCCGCCGCGCGGCCGGGCGCCCTCACGGCGATGCTGAGCTACTACCGCGCCCTGCGCATCCCGCGGCCGGAGCCGGTGCCGGTGCGCGCCCCCACGCTGCTGATCTGGGGGATGCGCGACCAGGCGCTCTCGGAGCGCAACACGCACGGGCTGGAGGAGTGGGTCCCCGACCTGCGCATCGAGCGCATCCCCGATTCCAGCCACTGGGTGATGTCCGACGTGCCGGAGCGCACCAACGAGCTCCTCGCCGGCTTTCTGCGCTCCACCTGA